One stretch of Roseovarius mucosus DNA includes these proteins:
- a CDS encoding transporter substrate-binding domain-containing protein — translation MRGGIAAAILGIGLMLPQAARALCDVTYRVQPGDTLAKVAETHYDDAEQWTLIYYANQSVLAGQGQTLIAGSDLYLPCPAENPVPDATPLRQSGAELTLLTAGGDMPFADQDWPGGGMITELVNAALELSPSPVPYEIVWDPDLSQHLEPLLGQKRYDVGFPWIKPDCGLTPEVTLCKEFHFSEALMDLPVMLFRRADSDFRYGEDADILGKRLCRPMGRFTHDLDRADRRWMADGKISLTQPGSPEECFALLMAGAVDAVSLDVFEGAAKIVAMGLRGQVVPVDQPLSREALYAVISKTHWRGTTHLYRLNAGLAKLRESGRYGEIVQRHLALFWEALK, via the coding sequence ATGCGGGGCGGGATCGCAGCCGCAATTCTGGGGATTGGTCTGATGCTGCCGCAGGCTGCGCGCGCGCTCTGCGATGTGACCTACCGGGTGCAGCCCGGCGATACGCTGGCTAAGGTGGCCGAGACGCATTACGACGACGCCGAGCAATGGACACTGATTTACTACGCCAATCAGTCCGTGCTTGCGGGGCAGGGGCAAACGCTGATTGCGGGGAGCGACCTCTATCTTCCATGCCCGGCAGAGAATCCGGTGCCAGATGCCACGCCGCTGCGGCAAAGCGGGGCGGAGCTGACTTTGCTCACTGCCGGGGGGGATATGCCCTTTGCCGATCAGGATTGGCCCGGCGGCGGCATGATCACGGAACTGGTCAATGCCGCGCTGGAGCTGAGCCCCTCGCCGGTTCCTTATGAAATCGTGTGGGACCCGGATCTCAGCCAGCATCTGGAGCCGCTGCTGGGGCAGAAACGTTATGATGTGGGCTTTCCTTGGATCAAGCCCGACTGCGGCCTGACGCCAGAGGTGACGCTCTGCAAAGAGTTTCACTTTTCCGAGGCCTTGATGGACCTGCCGGTCATGTTGTTCCGGCGCGCCGATAGCGATTTTCGCTATGGCGAGGATGCTGATATTCTTGGCAAGCGGCTCTGCCGTCCGATGGGGCGCTTTACCCATGATCTGGACCGGGCCGACCGGCGCTGGATGGCGGACGGCAAGATCAGCCTGACCCAGCCCGGTAGCCCCGAGGAATGCTTTGCTCTGTTGATGGCGGGCGCGGTGGATGCCGTCAGTCTTGATGTCTTTGAAGGTGCGGCCAAGATCGTTGCCATGGGGCTGCGCGGGCAGGTGGTGCCGGTCGATCAGCCGCTATCGCGTGAGGCGCTCTATGCGGTGATTTCCAAAACCCATTGGCGCGGCACGACGCATCTTTACCGGCTCAATGCGGGGCTGGCCAAGCTGCGCGAGAGCGGGCGCTACGGCGAGATCGTGCAACGGCATCTGGCGCTCTTTTGGGAAGCGTTGAAATAG
- a CDS encoding adenine phosphoribosyltransferase produces the protein MPPLKTVQDYIRTIVDFPHDGILFRDVTTLFADPRGFRMAIDQMLHPYAGQPIDKVAGLEARGFILGGAIAHQLSVGFVPIRKKGKLPGAVISEEYQLEYGEAVVELHDDAIQPGERVLLVDDLLATGGTAAAGIRLIERLGGIITGCAFVVDLPDLGGHKRLTDMGMDVHTLCAFDGL, from the coding sequence ATGCCGCCCCTCAAGACCGTTCAGGATTACATCCGCACCATCGTCGATTTTCCGCATGACGGTATCCTCTTTCGCGATGTGACCACGCTCTTTGCTGATCCGCGCGGCTTTCGCATGGCCATCGACCAGATGCTGCACCCCTACGCAGGCCAGCCGATCGACAAGGTGGCAGGGCTCGAGGCGCGCGGCTTCATCCTTGGCGGTGCCATCGCGCATCAGCTCTCGGTTGGTTTTGTGCCGATCCGCAAAAAGGGCAAGCTGCCCGGCGCAGTCATCTCCGAGGAGTATCAGCTCGAATATGGCGAGGCGGTGGTTGAACTCCATGATGACGCCATCCAACCCGGCGAGCGCGTGCTTTTGGTCGATGACCTATTGGCCACCGGCGGAACGGCGGCGGCAGGCATTCGCCTCATCGAGCGTCTGGGCGGAATTATCACCGGGTGCGCCTTTGTCGTTGATCTGCCCGACTTGGGCGGCCACAAGCGGCTGACAGATATGGGCATGGACGTGCACACCCTCTGCGCCTTCGACGGGCTCTAA
- a CDS encoding S-methyl-5'-thioadenosine phosphorylase yields MTKTMIGVIGGSGLYEIDGLQGAEWRAVETPWGAASDAILTGTLDGVPMAFLPRHGRGHVHSPSSVPYRANIDALKRLGVTDVISVSACGSFREDLAPGDFLVIDQYIDRTFAREKSFFGPGCVAHVSVAHPTCPRLSDACETAAQDAGITVHRGGTYLAMEGPQFSTLAESNLYRTVWGCDVIGMTGMPEAKLAREAELCYASVAMITDYDSWHPDHGAVDITAIIATLTGNADKGRDMVRRLPALLGPDRAPCPHGCDRALDFALITAPEKRDPAVLARLDAVAGRVLG; encoded by the coding sequence ATGACAAAGACCATGATCGGAGTGATCGGCGGCTCCGGGCTTTACGAGATCGACGGGTTGCAAGGGGCCGAATGGCGCGCAGTAGAAACCCCGTGGGGCGCGGCCTCTGATGCGATCCTGACCGGGACGCTTGATGGGGTGCCGATGGCCTTTCTGCCCCGCCATGGGCGTGGCCATGTGCATAGCCCTTCCTCTGTTCCGTACCGCGCCAATATTGACGCGCTCAAACGGCTGGGTGTCACGGATGTCATCTCGGTCTCGGCCTGCGGCTCGTTCCGCGAAGATCTGGCACCGGGCGACTTTCTTGTCATAGATCAGTATATCGACCGCACCTTCGCGCGCGAGAAATCCTTTTTTGGCCCCGGCTGCGTGGCGCATGTCAGCGTCGCGCATCCCACCTGCCCCCGCCTCTCGGACGCCTGTGAAACCGCAGCACAGGACGCGGGCATCACCGTGCATCGGGGCGGCACCTATCTGGCGATGGAAGGCCCGCAATTCTCGACACTGGCCGAGTCAAACCTCTATCGCACTGTCTGGGGCTGCGATGTCATCGGCATGACCGGCATGCCCGAGGCCAAACTCGCCCGCGAGGCGGAACTGTGCTACGCCTCTGTCGCCATGATCACCGATTATGACAGCTGGCATCCGGATCACGGCGCGGTCGATATCACCGCCATCATCGCGACCCTCACCGGCAATGCCGACAAGGGGCGCGACATGGTCCGCCGCCTGCCCGCTCTCCTCGGCCCAGACCGTGCGCCTTGCCCGCATGGCTGCGACCGCGCACTCGACTTTGCCCTTATCACCGCCCCCGAGAAACGCGACCCCGCCGTTCTGGCGCGGCTCGATGCGGTTGCGGGTCGGGTGCTGGGCTGA
- a CDS encoding cysteine hydrolase — MCNNHDHDHEPKLTRRQALTGTVAIAAAATGLAATGAQAQENPYAEPAEPALPPSDMKIDLSRVALVVTDPQNDFLSPNGVTWGVVGASVERNNTVANIESLFKAAKAAGITVAVSPHYYYPVDHGWKFEGALEKLMHNIGMFDRKDPLSLEGFEGSGADFLDLYKPYIHDGKTIVTSPHKLYGPEHNDLALQLRKQGIDQVILAGMSANLCTEAHMRELLEQGFEVAVIKDATAAAMLPEGDGYLAALINFRYMANAVWTTEEVVAMLG, encoded by the coding sequence ATGTGCAACAATCATGACCACGACCACGAGCCGAAACTCACCCGCCGTCAGGCGCTGACCGGCACCGTGGCCATTGCCGCCGCTGCAACCGGCCTTGCCGCCACCGGCGCACAGGCGCAGGAAAACCCCTACGCGGAACCTGCAGAGCCCGCCCTTCCGCCCAGCGATATGAAAATTGACCTCTCCCGCGTCGCCCTTGTCGTCACCGATCCGCAGAACGATTTTCTCAGCCCCAATGGCGTAACCTGGGGTGTGGTCGGTGCCAGCGTCGAGCGCAACAACACCGTCGCCAATATCGAAAGCCTGTTCAAAGCGGCCAAGGCTGCGGGCATCACGGTCGCCGTGTCGCCGCATTATTACTATCCCGTCGATCACGGCTGGAAATTCGAAGGCGCATTGGAAAAGCTGATGCACAACATCGGCATGTTCGATCGCAAGGATCCCCTGTCACTGGAAGGCTTCGAAGGCTCCGGTGCCGATTTCCTCGATCTTTACAAACCCTATATCCATGACGGCAAGACCATCGTCACCTCACCGCACAAGCTCTACGGGCCAGAGCATAATGACCTTGCCCTGCAACTGCGCAAACAGGGCATCGACCAAGTGATCCTCGCGGGCATGTCCGCCAATCTGTGCACCGAAGCCCATATGCGCGAACTGCTGGAACAAGGATTCGAGGTGGCCGTGATCAAGGACGCCACCGCCGCCGCGATGCTGCCCGAAGGCGATGGTTATCTCGCGGCGCTTATCAATTTCCGCTACATGGCCAACGCCGTCTGGACCACCGAAGAGGTCGTGGCGATGCTGGGCTGA
- a CDS encoding helix-turn-helix transcriptional regulator: MSDRGYVPLRPEFGREQLFLCQYDRSRASLSTMQITETHDRILSELDIQPEPFALCALEGVCSLGLGRVPGATLHYVLSGEGYLSLQGHAPILLAPGRLVLVPSCARHSLSHTGAGATMVPECRPAGLDLEEHVARGEGEGTMVVLCARLHLGLRGTHGLIDLMRAPLSLDLTTTPGAARAMETLLGEVVQHRTGGRAMVRVLLLQCVIEMLRGRLEAGDPGVMWLGALADPGLWRALCAMLDDPGAPHALESLAEAAGMSRSRFAVRFQAAYGQGPMGFLRALRLARAAQLLVDQRVPVKRVAQMVGFASRSAFSRAFVEAWGQSPRAFRLGKER; this comes from the coding sequence ATGTCTGACAGGGGCTATGTGCCTTTGCGTCCCGAATTCGGGCGTGAGCAATTATTTCTGTGCCAATACGACCGCAGCCGTGCCAGTCTATCGACCATGCAGATCACAGAGACCCATGACCGTATCCTGAGCGAGCTCGATATACAGCCCGAGCCCTTTGCGCTTTGCGCGCTGGAGGGGGTGTGTAGCCTTGGGTTGGGGCGGGTGCCGGGGGCGACCTTGCATTACGTGCTGAGTGGCGAGGGGTATCTAAGCCTGCAAGGCCATGCGCCGATCCTGCTGGCCCCGGGGCGTCTGGTGCTGGTGCCGTCTTGTGCGCGGCATTCGCTGAGCCACACCGGTGCCGGCGCAACAATGGTGCCTGAATGCAGGCCTGCCGGGCTTGATCTTGAAGAGCATGTGGCGCGGGGCGAGGGCGAGGGCACGATGGTGGTGCTTTGCGCACGACTGCATCTGGGATTGCGGGGCACGCATGGGCTGATTGACCTGATGCGCGCGCCGCTCAGTCTGGATTTGACCACGACACCGGGTGCCGCGCGGGCGATGGAGACGCTGTTGGGTGAGGTCGTGCAGCACCGCACCGGCGGGCGGGCCATGGTGCGCGTGTTGCTCTTGCAATGTGTGATCGAGATGTTGCGAGGGCGGCTTGAGGCGGGTGATCCGGGGGTCATGTGGCTGGGCGCCTTGGCTGATCCGGGGCTTTGGCGCGCGCTTTGTGCCATGCTCGACGATCCCGGTGCGCCGCATGCTCTGGAAAGTCTGGCTGAGGCCGCGGGAATGAGCCGGTCGCGCTTTGCGGTGCGGTTTCAGGCGGCCTATGGGCAGGGGCCGATGGGTTTTCTACGCGCGCTGCGCTTGGCGCGCGCGGCGCAGCTCTTGGTGGATCAGCGCGTGCCGGTCAAGCGGGTAGCGCAGATGGTGGGATTTGCCAGCCGCAGCGCCTTTAGCCGCGCCTTTGTCGAGGCGTGGGGGCAGTCGCCGCGCGCGTTTCGGCTGGGGAAAGAGCGGTGA
- a CDS encoding diguanylate cyclase domain-containing protein produces the protein MSGKILIVDDLATNRIVLKVKLCSAHYEVVQAASAKEGLRLAAVERPDLILANAQLPDATAADFVKSLRRSDETRATPIMILQMTHCSAERRLALSAGADDVLSKPVPEALLLARLRNLLRQHHGEQELSLQIGSTQALGFAEAPPGFDAPGRIGIIARTRAGAFGLQTLLARYSPHVTSVIDADRALSFSDAPQQADVYLLQITGAEAEEGLRLLADLKAAPRSRARPIIALVEADAAALGVTLLDMGADDVITGPPDARELILRLSAQLRRKRRGERLRRALRDGLNAAMLDPLTGAHNRRFALPFLQQLIETSQLSGESFAVMLADLDFFKQVNDRHGHAAGDRVLCEVTHHLRAHLREGDMLARIGGEEFLIVTPATSRRRAQRTADRLCAMIAQTPIPLASGLAPLHVTISIGVTMATPAPTRPAASVGQLLEEADRALYAAKAQGRNMVTFCARSAA, from the coding sequence ATGTCAGGAAAAATTCTGATCGTCGACGATCTTGCAACCAACAGGATCGTGTTGAAGGTCAAATTATGCAGCGCACATTACGAGGTCGTGCAGGCGGCGTCGGCAAAAGAAGGTTTGCGCCTTGCTGCCGTCGAGCGGCCCGATCTCATTCTGGCCAATGCGCAGCTGCCTGATGCCACTGCGGCAGACTTCGTCAAATCCCTGCGCCGCTCGGATGAAACAAGGGCCACGCCGATCATGATTCTCCAGATGACGCACTGTTCAGCAGAACGTCGCCTAGCCCTCAGCGCCGGGGCGGATGACGTCCTGAGCAAGCCCGTGCCCGAAGCGCTGCTTTTGGCCCGCCTGCGCAATCTGCTGCGTCAGCATCATGGTGAACAGGAACTCAGCCTGCAAATCGGCAGCACGCAGGCTTTGGGCTTTGCCGAGGCCCCTCCAGGCTTTGACGCGCCCGGTCGCATCGGCATCATCGCGCGTACCCGCGCCGGGGCCTTTGGCCTGCAAACTCTGCTCGCGCGCTATTCACCCCATGTCACGTCCGTTATCGACGCAGATCGCGCCCTTTCGTTCTCAGATGCCCCACAGCAGGCCGATGTCTATTTGCTGCAGATCACCGGCGCCGAGGCCGAAGAGGGCCTGCGCCTTCTGGCTGACCTCAAGGCCGCCCCGCGCAGCCGTGCCCGCCCGATCATCGCGCTTGTAGAGGCCGATGCCGCGGCCCTTGGCGTGACCCTGCTCGACATGGGCGCGGATGACGTGATCACAGGCCCTCCCGACGCACGAGAGCTGATTTTGCGCCTCTCCGCACAGCTGCGCCGCAAACGGCGCGGCGAACGACTGCGCAGAGCATTGCGCGACGGGCTGAATGCGGCCATGCTCGATCCGCTGACCGGAGCGCATAACCGACGCTTTGCCCTACCGTTCCTGCAACAGCTGATCGAAACCAGTCAGCTTTCGGGCGAAAGCTTTGCCGTCATGTTGGCCGATCTCGATTTTTTCAAACAGGTCAACGATCGCCACGGGCACGCAGCCGGTGACCGGGTGCTTTGCGAGGTCACGCACCATCTGCGCGCGCATTTGCGTGAAGGCGACATGCTTGCCCGGATCGGTGGCGAAGAGTTTTTGATCGTGACCCCGGCCACCAGCCGCAGGCGCGCCCAACGCACCGCCGACCGGCTCTGCGCCATGATCGCGCAGACTCCAATTCCGCTGGCCAGTGGCCTTGCCCCACTGCATGTGACCATCTCAATCGGTGTGACCATGGCAACACCAGCACCCACCCGTCCGGCAGCAAGCGTCGGGCAATTGTTGGAAGAGGCGGATCGCGCGCTCTATGCGGCCAAGGCGCAGGGGCGCAACATGGTCACATTCTGCGCCCGCTCTGCCGCGTAG
- a CDS encoding DUF3572 domain-containing protein produces the protein MQQETAETIALQALGWLATQDDLLPVFLGATGASEQDVRARATEPEFLGAVLDFLMMDDAWIVGFCDAQGLKYETPMMARAALPGGAQMSWT, from the coding sequence ATGCAGCAGGAAACCGCCGAAACAATTGCCTTGCAGGCGCTGGGCTGGCTTGCGACGCAAGATGATCTTTTGCCGGTCTTCTTGGGGGCGACGGGGGCCTCGGAACAGGATGTGCGCGCGCGTGCTACGGAACCCGAATTTCTGGGGGCCGTGCTGGATTTCCTGATGATGGATGACGCATGGATCGTAGGCTTCTGCGATGCGCAGGGGTTGAAATACGAAACGCCGATGATGGCGCGCGCGGCGCTGCCGGGCGGGGCGCAGATGAGCTGGACATGA
- a CDS encoding HAD family hydrolase gives MSRADGILFDKDGTLFDFHATWSVWAHGVISDLSAGDADVMARMADEAHYDLVARRFHPTSPIIAGTNREAAECLGRALPGRAIEEIEEHLMMSSGSAPLAPAVPLAPYLEGLAARGLRLGVMTNDTEYGARAHLGAAGVLGHFDFIAGFDSGYGAKPAPGPLLAFARAMALEPARVVMVGDSTHDLVAGRAAGMQCVGVLTGTATCSDLEPLADIVLPDIGHIPAWLTA, from the coding sequence ATGAGCAGGGCTGACGGAATTCTCTTTGACAAGGACGGCACGCTGTTTGATTTCCACGCCACCTGGAGCGTCTGGGCCCATGGGGTGATTTCTGATCTCTCGGCGGGCGATGCCGATGTCATGGCGCGAATGGCGGATGAGGCGCATTATGATTTGGTGGCGCGGCGCTTTCACCCCACAAGCCCGATCATCGCGGGCACCAACCGCGAGGCGGCCGAATGTCTTGGGCGGGCCTTGCCGGGCCGCGCCATAGAAGAAATAGAAGAACATCTGATGATGTCCTCAGGCTCGGCCCCTCTGGCCCCGGCTGTGCCGCTCGCGCCCTATCTCGAAGGGCTTGCGGCGAGGGGGTTAAGGCTGGGCGTGATGACCAATGACACGGAATACGGCGCGCGCGCGCACTTGGGGGCGGCCGGTGTGCTTGGGCATTTCGATTTTATCGCCGGGTTTGATTCCGGCTATGGGGCCAAGCCCGCGCCGGGGCCGCTTTTGGCCTTTGCGCGCGCCATGGCGCTCGAGCCTGCTCGTGTGGTCATGGTGGGGGACAGCACACATGACCTTGTGGCAGGGCGTGCGGCCGGGATGCAATGCGTGGGCGTGCTGACCGGCACCGCCACTTGCAGCGATCTTGAGCCGCTGGCTGATATCGTCCTGCCTGACATCGGGCATATCCCGGCTTGGCTGACCGCATGA
- a CDS encoding DMT family transporter — MRQHPLFGLALATFGALMLTPDALFMRWSGMGGYQMVGWRGLLMGLVFLILWALTSKHRLRDLSILASGYAIGIVVCQYANATLFSLGIANAPVAVVLFAVATVPVFAAIFARAIIGEPTRLATWITIAVVMGGIALAVFGGGHGDVTLDRAALWGALAGLGVAMVLALNFVILRAQPQVPILLVIGLGAVLAGATGVIVTGPAAMMQGEVWAIAICGLVILPVSFFSLSLASRYTHASNVSLLLLLETVMGPLWVWLGTGEGPTPMMLLGGTIVVVSLAIYLWQTGRRRMALQS, encoded by the coding sequence ATGAGGCAACACCCGCTGTTTGGGCTGGCGCTGGCGACGTTCGGCGCGCTGATGCTGACGCCGGATGCGCTTTTCATGCGGTGGTCGGGCATGGGCGGTTATCAGATGGTCGGCTGGCGCGGGTTGCTCATGGGGCTGGTGTTTCTGATCCTCTGGGCTCTGACCTCCAAGCACCGGCTGCGCGACCTGAGCATTCTGGCCAGTGGTTACGCGATTGGTATCGTGGTGTGCCAATATGCCAATGCAACGCTTTTCAGTCTTGGCATCGCCAATGCGCCGGTTGCTGTCGTGCTCTTTGCCGTGGCGACGGTGCCGGTCTTTGCCGCGATTTTTGCGCGGGCCATCATCGGAGAGCCGACGCGCTTGGCCACATGGATCACCATTGCCGTTGTGATGGGAGGTATTGCGCTGGCAGTCTTTGGCGGAGGTCACGGCGATGTCACGCTGGACCGCGCCGCCCTTTGGGGGGCGCTTGCGGGATTGGGCGTGGCGATGGTGCTGGCGCTTAACTTTGTGATCCTGCGGGCGCAGCCGCAGGTTCCGATCCTCTTGGTGATCGGGTTGGGGGCGGTTCTGGCGGGGGCCACGGGCGTGATCGTGACCGGACCTGCCGCGATGATGCAGGGCGAAGTGTGGGCCATTGCGATTTGTGGGCTTGTGATCCTGCCGGTGTCGTTCTTTTCGCTCTCGCTCGCGTCGCGCTATACCCATGCCTCGAATGTGAGCCTGCTGCTCTTGCTTGAAACGGTGATGGGTCCGCTCTGGGTCTGGCTGGGCACGGGTGAGGGGCCCACACCAATGATGCTTTTGGGCGGTACGATTGTGGTGGTGAGCCTGGCGATTTACCTCTGGCAGACGGGACGGCGGCGCATGGCGCTGCAATCGTGA
- a CDS encoding trimethylamine methyltransferase family protein, translating into MAEDLKRRTRSGGRAGGVARRGSAVIEQMPWNPPINRDRPTEPLTDAGVLAIHDGAMRILEEIGIEFLNPEAVAILRASGGCQINGENVRMGRDFVMEIIGRAPESWTITPRNPDRTITMGGNHLNFGNVSSPPSYWDMKIGRKVAGTREMCQNLLKLTQYFNCIHFAGGYPVEPQDIHASVRHLDVLYDKLTLTDKAMHAYSLGAERVDDVMEMVRIAGGLTHEKFEASPRMYTNINSTSPLKHDYPMLDGWMRLARRGQGLVVTPFTLAGAMAPVTMAGAVAQSIAEALCAVVLAQIIRPGAPCAIGTFTSNVDMKSGAPAFGTPEYMRATQMTGQLARFYKLPMRASGVCAANVPDGQAMWETSNSLWSAVQAGAHMVYHAAGWLEGGLIASPEKFIMDCEILQQIQRYMDPMLTATGPDDIAIEAIREVGDKGHFFGIQHTQDRYTTAFYQPFLSDWRNYEAWEAAGAVWTPARAHQVFQDIIAGFEAPPMEDAVREELADFVARRKAEGGAPTDF; encoded by the coding sequence ATGGCCGAAGATCTCAAACGCAGGACACGCAGTGGCGGGCGCGCAGGCGGGGTTGCCCGGCGCGGCAGTGCCGTGATCGAACAGATGCCGTGGAACCCGCCCATCAACCGCGACCGCCCGACAGAGCCATTGACGGATGCGGGCGTTCTGGCCATCCATGATGGCGCGATGCGGATCCTCGAAGAGATCGGGATTGAGTTTCTCAACCCTGAAGCGGTGGCGATCCTGCGCGCCTCTGGCGGCTGCCAGATCAATGGCGAGAATGTCCGCATGGGCCGAGATTTCGTCATGGAGATCATTGGCAGGGCCCCGGAAAGCTGGACCATCACGCCGCGCAATCCCGACCGCACGATTACCATGGGCGGCAATCATCTGAATTTCGGCAATGTGTCTTCACCGCCGAGTTATTGGGATATGAAGATCGGGCGCAAGGTCGCGGGCACGCGCGAGATGTGCCAGAACCTGTTGAAACTGACGCAGTATTTCAACTGTATCCACTTTGCAGGCGGCTACCCGGTGGAACCGCAGGATATTCATGCCAGCGTCCGGCATCTTGATGTGCTCTATGACAAGCTGACGCTGACCGACAAGGCGATGCACGCCTATAGCTTGGGCGCAGAGCGGGTCGATGATGTGATGGAAATGGTGCGCATCGCGGGGGGGCTGACCCACGAGAAATTCGAGGCCAGCCCGCGCATGTATACCAACATCAACTCGACCTCTCCTTTGAAGCATGACTATCCGATGCTGGATGGCTGGATGCGCCTGGCGCGGCGCGGTCAAGGGCTGGTGGTGACGCCATTCACCTTGGCCGGGGCCATGGCGCCGGTGACGATGGCGGGGGCGGTTGCGCAGTCGATCGCAGAGGCGCTTTGCGCGGTGGTTCTCGCGCAGATTATCCGCCCCGGCGCGCCCTGTGCGATTGGCACCTTCACCAGCAATGTCGACATGAAATCCGGGGCACCTGCCTTTGGCACGCCCGAATATATGCGCGCGACACAGATGACCGGGCAATTGGCACGGTTCTACAAGCTGCCGATGCGTGCCTCTGGCGTCTGCGCCGCGAACGTGCCCGATGGGCAGGCGATGTGGGAGACGTCAAACAGCCTCTGGTCGGCGGTGCAGGCGGGGGCGCATATGGTCTATCATGCGGCCGGTTGGCTCGAGGGTGGGCTGATTGCAAGCCCTGAGAAATTCATCATGGACTGCGAAATATTGCAGCAAATTCAGCGCTATATGGACCCGATGCTGACCGCCACCGGACCTGACGATATCGCAATCGAGGCGATCCGAGAGGTGGGAGACAAGGGGCATTTCTTTGGCATCCAGCACACGCAGGACCGCTATACGACGGCGTTCTATCAACCCTTCCTGAGTGATTGGCGCAATTACGAGGCATGGGAGGCGGCAGGTGCAGTCTGGACCCCGGCGCGCGCGCATCAGGTGTTTCAGGACATCATTGCCGGGTTCGAGGCCCCCCCGATGGAGGACGCGGTGCGCGAGGAACTGGCAGATTTCGTGGCGCGGCGTAAGGCTGAGGGTGGGGCACCGACGGATTTCTGA
- a CDS encoding Abi family protein, which translates to MSRFLSAADMQVIQNLLSAERLATFQGLTKSGAPEDAIELHQTTMSLGVSIMAVTGLIEVSLRNAVCHAMNNKFGGSHWLRTPPPNTFRWASLETGSIGKATQQAQRAAYSKMTGDQKTALDVQAYSNGVPQNVNHRTIAKRRQSMITVPDSQVIAQLTIFFWKRMFSENYEKTLWKQVLKKVFPNKTLDRSDIADHLEVIYEMRNRLAHHEPVYGARLRKTLESIDFVTLNLYSTKPSVESPFAKLIMPQRDLLHGQVAIFEATFMRLAR; encoded by the coding sequence ATGTCAAGATTTCTGTCAGCGGCTGACATGCAGGTAATACAAAACTTGCTCTCAGCTGAAAGGCTAGCGACCTTCCAGGGGCTAACGAAGTCAGGGGCTCCCGAGGATGCGATAGAGCTCCATCAAACTACCATGAGCTTGGGTGTATCGATCATGGCCGTCACAGGGTTAATCGAAGTTTCCCTGCGTAATGCCGTTTGCCACGCCATGAACAACAAATTTGGAGGGAGCCATTGGTTACGCACACCTCCCCCAAACACGTTCAGGTGGGCGTCCTTGGAAACCGGGTCCATCGGGAAGGCCACGCAGCAAGCACAACGAGCAGCGTATTCGAAAATGACTGGGGATCAAAAGACCGCCTTGGATGTCCAAGCATATTCCAATGGTGTGCCACAAAATGTAAATCACCGAACGATTGCCAAAAGGCGCCAATCCATGATCACCGTGCCCGACAGTCAGGTGATCGCTCAGCTCACTATCTTCTTTTGGAAGCGGATGTTTTCAGAGAATTACGAAAAGACGCTCTGGAAGCAAGTTTTGAAAAAGGTCTTCCCCAACAAGACGCTTGATCGATCAGATATCGCAGACCACCTCGAAGTCATTTACGAAATGCGAAACCGGCTGGCCCACCATGAGCCGGTGTATGGAGCTCGCCTTAGAAAAACTCTTGAATCCATCGATTTCGTCACACTCAATCTTTACAGCACAAAGCCTTCAGTTGAGAGTCCATTCGCTAAACTGATCATGCCCCAGCGTGATTTGCTGCATGGGCAAGTGGCGATTTTTGAAGCTACATTCATGCGTCTTGCGCGATGA
- a CDS encoding ABC transporter permease yields the protein MSRLVTIASSTALALVLWQALVTLAALPPFILPGPGRVAETLWASRALIAHHATITAAEVLIGLALGAILGGLSAIGLASSPMARRLIRPIMVFSQAIPVFALAPILTLWLGYGLWSKVAMALLIIYFPVTSAFFDALMRTPPQWLDLARVMGANRARLMWHIRVPAALPGFASGLRLAAVYAPIGAIIGEWVGASKGLGYLMLLANGRAKIDLMFAALIVLAVLTLLLHAGVDRGCRKWLDGKAVG from the coding sequence ATGAGCCGCCTTGTCACCATCGCAAGTTCGACAGCCCTTGCACTCGTGCTTTGGCAGGCGCTGGTGACGCTCGCGGCGCTGCCGCCCTTCATTCTGCCCGGGCCGGGCCGCGTGGCGGAAACCCTCTGGGCCAGCCGCGCGCTGATTGCCCATCATGCCACCATAACGGCGGCAGAGGTGTTGATCGGTCTGGCCCTGGGCGCAATCTTGGGCGGTCTTTCGGCGATTGGTCTGGCCTCTTCGCCCATGGCGCGCCGGCTCATCCGCCCGATCATGGTATTCTCCCAAGCGATCCCGGTCTTTGCCCTCGCGCCCATCCTCACGCTCTGGTTGGGCTATGGCCTCTGGTCCAAGGTCGCGATGGCGCTCCTCATCATCTATTTCCCGGTCACATCGGCCTTTTTTGACGCGCTGATGCGCACGCCGCCGCAGTGGCTCGACCTCGCGCGCGTCATGGGGGCGAACCGCGCGCGGCTCATGTGGCATATCCGCGTGCCCGCCGCCCTGCCGGGCTTTGCCTCGGGTCTGCGCCTCGCGGCCGTCTATGCCCCCATCGGGGCGATCATCGGCGAATGGGTGGGGGCCTCCAAAGGGCTGGGCTATCTCATGCTGCTGGCCAATGGCCGCGCCAAGATCGACCTCATGTTCGCGGCCCTCATCGTGCTGGCAGTGCTGACGCTCCTCCTGCACGCCGGGGTGGACCGTGGGTGTCGAAAGTGGCTGGATGGCAAGGCGGTGGGGTGA